In one Macaca fascicularis isolate 582-1 chromosome 6, T2T-MFA8v1.1 genomic region, the following are encoded:
- the PCDHB11 gene encoding protocadherin beta-11, translating to MENGRACTQQIRQVLLLFVLLGMSQAGSEPGSFSVAEEMQSGSFVGNLAKDLGLKVRELSSRGAQVVSNDKKQRLQLDINTGDLLLSETLDREELCGSIQPCVLHFQVLMKNPTQFLQIELQVRDINDHSPIFLEKQMLLEIPENSPVGAVFLLESAKDLDVGINAVKSYTISPNSHFHIKMRVNPDNRKYPELVLDRALDYEERPELSFILTALDGGSPPRSGTALVKVVVVDINDNSPEFEQAFYEVKIPENSILGSLVLTVSAWDLDSGTNGEICYTLSHASEDIRKTFEINQKSGDITLTAPLDFETIESYSIIIQATDGGGLFGKSTVRIQVMDVNDNAPEITVSSITSPIPENAPETVVMVFSIQDIDSGDNGRIVCSIPEDLPFVLKSSVENYYTLETERPLDRESTAEYRITITVTDLGIPRLKTEYNITVLVSDINDNSPTFTQTSYTLFVRENNSPALHIGSVSATDRDSGTNAQVTYSLLLPQDLHLPLASLVSINTDNGHLFALRSLDYEALQAFEFRVGATDRGSPALSSEALVRVLVLDTNDNSPFVLYPLQNGSAPCTELVPRAAQPGYLVTKVVAVDGDSGQNAWLSYQLLKATEPGLFGVWAHNGEVRTARLLSERDAVKHRLVVLVKDNGEPPRSATTTLQVLLVDGFSQPYLPLPEAAPAQAQADSLTVYLVVALASVSSLFLLSVLLFVAVRLCRRSRAASVGRCSVPEGPFPGHLVDMSGTGTLSQSYQYEVCLTGGSGTNEFKFLKPIIPNIQAKGPGKTSEENPTFRNSFEFNF from the coding sequence ATGGAGAACGGAAGAGCATGCACTCAGCAGATAAGGCAAGTCCTGCTTCTCTTTGTTTTGCTGGGAATGTCTCAGGCGGGCTCTGAACCTGGGAGCTTTTCCGTGGCAGAGGAAATGCAGAGCGGGAGTTTTGTAGGCAATCTGGCAAAGGACCTGGGGCTGAAGGTGAGAGAACTGTCCTCACGGGGGGCTCAGGTGGTCTCTAATGATAAGAAACAGCGTTTGCAGCTGGACATAAACACTGGGGATTTGCTCTTAAGTGAAACACTAGACAGGGAGGAGCTCTGCGGTTCCATTCAGCCTTGTGTGCTACATTTCCAGGTGTTAATGAAAAACCCCACGCAGTTTTTACAAATTGAGCTTCAGGTCAGGGATATAAATGATCACTCTCCCATCTTCTTGGAAAAACAAATGCTCCTAGAAATCCCAGAGAACAGTCCTGTTGGTGCTGTGTTCTTACTAGAAAGTGCGAAGGATTTAGATGTAGGAATTAATGCTGTAAAAAGCTACACAATAAGCCCCAACTCTCATTTTCACATTAAAATGAGAGTCAATCCAGACAATAGGAAATACCCCGAGTTAGTTCTGGACAGGGCACTGGATTATGAAGAGCGCCCGGAGCTCAGTTTCATCCTCACTGCTCTGGATGGCGGGTCCCCTCCAAGGTCTGGAACTGCCTTGGTCAAAGTGGTGGTTGTGGACATTAATGACAACTCCCCTGAATTTGAGCAGGCTTTTTATGAGGTGAAGATTCCAGAGAATAGCATCCTTGGCTCACTGGTTTTGACTGTCTCAGCTTGGGATTTAGACTCTGGAACAAATGGTGAAATATGCTACACTTTATCCCATGCTTCAGAAGATATTCGCAAGACATTTGAAATTAATCAAAAGTCTGGAGACATTACTTTAACAGCACCGTTGGATTTTGAAACGATTGAATCATACTCAATAATCATTCAAGCCACAGATGGGGGAGGACTTTTTGGAAAATCTACAGTCAGAATTCAGGTGATGGATGTAAATGACAATGCTCCTGAAATCACTGTGTCATCAATTACCAGTCCAATCCCAGAAAATGCGCCAGAGACCGTGGTTATGGTTTTTAGTATCCAAGATATAGACTCTGGGGACAACGGAAGAATTGTTTGTTCCATCCCGGAAGACCTCCCATTCGTGCTAAAATCTTCAGTTGAGAATTATTACACGTTGGAAACAGAGAGACCACTGGACAGAGAGAGCACAGCCGAGTACAGAATCACCATCACCGTCACTGACTTGGGGATACCCAGGCTGAAAACGGAGTACAACATAACTGTGTTGGTCTCCGACATCAATGACAACTCCCCCACCTTCACCCAAACCTCCTACACCTTGTTCGTCCGCGAGAACAACAGCCCCGCCCTGCACATCGGCAGCGTCAGCGCCACAGACAGAGACTCGGGCACCAATGCCCAGGTCACCTACTCGCTGCTGCTGCCCCAGGACCTGCACTTGCCCCTCGCCTCCCTGGTCTCCATCAACACAGACAATGGCCACCTGTTTGCCCTCAGGTCGCTGGACTACGAGGCCCTGCAGGCCTTCGAGTTCCGCGTGGGCGCCACGGACCGCGGGTCCCCGGCGCTGAGCAGCGAGGCGCTGGTGCGCGTGCTGGTGCTGGACACCAACGACAACTCGCCCTTCGTGCTGTACCCGCTGCAGAATGGCTCCGCGCCCTGCACAGAGCTGGTGCCCCGGGCGGCCCAGCCGGGCTACCTGGTGACCAAGGTGGTGGCGGTGGACGGCGACTCGGGTCAGAATGCCTGGCTGTCGTACCAGCTGCTCAAGGCCACGGAGCCCGGGCTGTTCGGTGTGTGGGCGCACAATGGCGAGGTGCGCACCGCCAGGCTGCTGAGCGAGCGCGACGCAGTCAAGCATAGGCTGGTGGTGCTGGTCAAGGACAATGGCGAGCCTCCGCGCTCGGCCACCACCACGTTGCAAGTGCTCCTGGTGGACGGCTTCTCCCAGCCCTACCTGCCTCTCCCAGAGGCGGCGCCGGCCCAGGCCCAGGCCGACTCGCTCACCGTCTACCTGGTGGTGGCGTTGGCCTCGGTGTCTTCGCTGTTCCTCTTGTCGGTGCTCCTGTTCGTGGCGGTGCGGCTGTGCAGGAGGAGCAGGGCGGCCTCTGTGGGTCGCTGCTCGGTGCCCGAGGGCCCCTTTCCAGGGCATCTGGTGGACATGAGCGGCACCGGGACCCTGTCCCAGAGCTACCAGTATGAGGTGTGTCTGACAGGAGGCTCCGGGACAAATGAATTCAAGTTCCTAAAACCGATTATCCCTAATATCCAGGCAAAAGGTCCTGGGAAGACTAGTGAAGAAAACCCCACCTTTCGAAATagctttgaatttaatttttag
- the PCDHB16 gene encoding protocadherin beta-16, producing the protein MEIGWMHSRRQRQVLVFFVLLSLSGAGAELGSYSVVEETERGSFVANLEKDLGLGLTEMSTRRARIISQGNKQHLQLKVQTGDLLINEKLDREELCGPTEPCILHFQVLMEKPLEIFQAELRVIDINDHSPIFTEKEIILKIPENSPLGTEFPLYHALDSDVGSNNVQNYKISPNSHFGILTKERTDGRKYPELVLDKELDREEEPQLRLTLTALDGGSPPRSGTAQVHIEVVDINDNAPEFEQPIYKVRIPENSSLGSLVATVSARDLDSGANGKISYSLFQPSEDISKTLEVNAMTGEIRLRKQVDFEAVTSYEVHIKATDGGGLSGKCTLLLQVVDVNDNPPQVTMSALTSPIPENSPEIVVAVFSVSDPDSGNNGKTISSIQEDLPFLLKPSVKNFYTLVTERALDREARAEYNITLTVTDMGTPRLKTEHNITVQISDVNDNAPAFTQTFYTLFVRENNSPALHIGSVSATDRDSGTNAQVTYSLLPPEDPHLPLSSLVSINADNGHLFALRSLDYEALQAFEFHVGAADRGSPELSSEALVRVLVLDANDNSPFVLYPLQNGSAPCTELVPRAAEPGYLVTKVVAVDGDSGQNAWLSYQLLKATEPGLFGVWAHNGEVRTSRLLSERDATKHRLVVLVKDNGEPPRSATATLHVLLVDGFSQPYLPLPEAAPAQAQDDWLTVYLVVALASVSSLFLLSVLLFVAVRLCRRSRAASVGRCTVPESPFPGHLVDVSGTGTLSQSYQYEVCLTGGSEANEFKFLNPIIPNFPP; encoded by the coding sequence ATGGAGATTGGATGGATGCACAGTCGGAGACAAAGGCAAGtccttgttttctttgttttgctgaGCTTGTCTGGGGCTGGCGCCGAGTTGGGGTCCTATTCCGTAGTGGAAGAAACGGAGAGAGGCTCTTTTGTGGCAAATCTAGAAAAAGACCTGGGGTTGGGGTTGACAGAGATGTCCACCCGCAGGGCCAGGATCATTTCCCAGGGGAACAAACAGCATTTGCAGCTCAAGGTTCAAACTGGGGATCTGCTCATAAATGAGAAGCTAGATCGAGAGGAGCTATGCGGTCCCACTGAGCCTTGCATACTACATTTCCAAGTGTTAATGGAAAAACCTTTAGAAATATTTCAGGCTGAACTGAGGGTGATAGATATAAATGACCATTCTCCCATATTcactgaaaaggaaattattctaaaaataccGGAAAATAGTCCTCTAGGAACTGAGTTTCCTCTGTATCATGCTTTGGACTCGGACGTAGGAAGCAATAATgttcaaaactataaaatcagCCCAAATTCCCATTTTGGGATTCTAACCAAAGAACGCACTGATGGCAGGAAATACCCTGAGCTAGTATTGGATAAAGAGCTGGATCGGGAGGAGGAGCCTCAACTAAGGTTAACCCTGACAGCGCTGGATGGCGGCTCTCCACCGCGATCTGGAACTGCTCAGGTTCACATTGAAGTGGTGGACATCAATGATAATGCCCCTGAGTTTGAGCAGCCCATCTACAAAGTGCGGATTCCAGAGAACAGCTCCCTTGGCTCCCTGGTTGCCACCGTCTCCGCCAGGGATTTAGACAGCGGAGCCAACGGAAAAATATCATACTCACTCTTTCAGCCTTCAGAGGATATTAGTAAAACGTTGGAGGTAAATGCTATGACAGGGGAAATTCGACTGAGAAAACAAGTAGATTTCGAAGCGGTTACGTCTTATGAAGTGCACATCAAAGCCACAGATGGAGGAGGTCTTTCAGGAAAGTGCACTCTTCTCCTGCAGGTGGTGGACGTGAATGACAATCCCCCACAGGTGACCATGTCTGCACTCACCAGCCCCATCCCAGAGAACTCGCCTGAGATTGTAGTTGCTGTTTTCAGCGTTTCAGATCCTGACTCCGGAAACAATGGGAAGACGATTTCCTCCATCCAGGAAGACCTTCCCTTTCTTCTAAAACCTTCAGTCAAGAACTTTTACACCTTGGTAACAGAGCGAGCACTCGACAGAGAAGCAAGAGCTGAATATAATATCACCCTTACCGTCACAGATATGGGGACTCCAAGGCTGAAAACGGAGCACAACATAACAGTGCAGATATCAGATGTTAATGATAACGCCCCCGCTTTCACCCAAACCTTCTACACCCTCTTCGTCCGCGAAAACAACAGCCCCGCCCTGCACATCGGCAGTGTCAGCGCCACAGACAGAGACTCAGGCACCAACGCCCAGGTCACCTACTCGCTGCTGCCGCCGGAGGACCCGCAcctgcccctctcctccctggTCTCCATCAACGCGGACAACGGCCACCTGTTCGCCCTCAGGTCGCTGGACTACGAGGCCCTGCAGGCCTTCGAGTTCCACGTGGGCGCCGCAGACCGCGGGTCCCCGGAGCTGAGCAGCGAGGCGCTGGTGCGCGTGCTGGTGCTGGACGCCAACGACAACTCGCCCTTCGTGCTGTACCCGCTGCAAAACGGCTCCGCGCCCTGCACCGAGCTGGTGCCCCGGGCGGCCGAGCCGGGCTACCTGGTGACCAAGGTGGTGGCGGTGGACGGCGACTCGGGTCAGAACGCCTGGCTGTCGTACCAGCTACTCAAGGCCACGGAGCCCGGGCTGTTCGGTGTGTGGGCGCACAATGGCGAGGTGCGCACCTCCAGGCTGCTGAGCGAGCGCGACGCGACCAAGCACAGGCTAGTGGTGCTGGTCAAGGACAATGGCGAGCCTCCGCGCTCGGCCACCGCCACTCTGCATGTGCTCCTGGTGGACGGCTTCTCCCAGCCCTATCTACCACTCCCGGAGGCGGCCCCCGCCCAGGCCCAGGACGACTGGCTCACGGTCTACCTGGTGGTGGCGTTGGCCTCGGTGTCTTCGCTCTTCCTCTTGTCGGTGCTCCTGTTCGTGGCAGTGAGACTGTGCAGAAGGAGCAGGGCGGCCTCAGTGGGTCGCTGCACGGTGCCCGAGAGCCCCTTTCCAGGGCATCTGGTGGACGTGAGCGGCACCGGGACCCTATCCCAGAGCTACCAGTACGAAGTGTGTCTGACAGGAGGCTCAGAAGCAAATGAGTTCAAGTTCCTGAATCCGATTATCCCCAACTTCCCTCCTTAG
- the PCDHB10 gene encoding protocadherin beta-10, whose protein sequence is MRLRLTLRKEAAMEARGFSFPRQRQVLFLFLFWGVSLAGSGFRRYSVTEETDRGSFVVNLAKDLGLAEGELAARGTRVVSDDNKQYLLLDSHTGNLLTNEKLDREKLCGPKEPCMLYFQILMDDPFQIYRVELRVRDINDHSPVFQDKETVLKISENTAEGTAFRLERAQDPDGGPNGIQNYTISPNSFFHVKIGGSDEGMIYPELVLDKALDREEQGELSLTLTALDGGSPPRSGTSTIGIVVLDVNDNAPQFAQALYETQAPESSPIGFLIVKVSAEDIDSGVNAEVSYSFFDASENIRTTFQINPFSGEIFLRELLDYELVNSYKINIQAMDGGGLSAICRVLVEVLDTNDNAPELIISSLSNSVAENSPETVLAVFKINDRDSGENGKMVCYIQENLPFLLKPSVENFYILMTEGALDRESRAEYNITITITDLGTPRLKTKHNITVLVSDVNDNAPAFIQTSYTLFVRENNSPALHIGSVSATDRDSGTNAQVTYSLLPPQDPHLPLPSLVSINADNGHLFALRSLDYEALQAFEFRVGATDRGSPALSSEALVRVLVLDANDNSPFVLYPLQNGSAPCTELVPRAAEPGYLVTKVVAVDGDSGQNAWLSYQLLKATELGLFGVWAHNGEVHTARLLSERDAVKHRLVVLVKDNGEPPRSATATLHVLLVDGFSQPYLPLPEAAPAQAQADSLTVYLVVALASVSSLFLLSVLLFVAVRLCRRSRAASVGRCSVPEGTFPGHLVDVSGAGTLSQSYQYEVCLTGGPGTSEFKFLKPIISDIQTQGPGRKGEQNSTFRNSFGFNIQ, encoded by the coding sequence ATGCGATTGAGACTGACATTGAGGAAAGAAGCAGCTATGGAGGCCAGGGGATTCAGCTTCCCAAGACAAAGGCAagtcctgtttctttttcttttttggggagtGTCCTTGGCAGGTTCTGGGTTTAGACGTTATTCGGTGACTGAGGAAACAGACAGAGGATCCTTTGTGGTCAATCTGGCAAAAGATCTGGGACTAGCAGAGGGGGAGCTGGCTGCAAGGGGAACCAGGGTGGTTTCCGATGATAACAAACAATACCTGCTCCTGGATTCACACACTGGGAATTTGCTCACAAATGAGAAACTGGACCGAGAGAAGCTGTGTGGCCCTAAAGAGCCCTGTATGCTGTATTTCCAAATTTTAATGGATGATCCCTTTCAGATTTACCGGGTTGAGCTGAGAGTCAGGGATATAAATGATCACTCGCCAGTGTTTCAGGACAAAGAAACAGtcttaaaaatatcagaaaatactGCTGAAGGGACAGCGTTTCGACTAGAAAGAGCACAGGATCCAGATGGAGGACCTAACGGTATCCAAAACTACACGATCAGCCCCAACTCTTTTTTCCATGTTAAAATTGGTGGCAGTGATGAAGGCATGATATATCCAGAGCTAGTGTTGGACAAAGCACTGGATCGGGAGGAGCAGGGAGAGCTCAGCTTAACCCTCACAGCGCTGGATGGTGGGTCTCCACCCAGGTCTGGTACCTCCACTATAGGCATTGTGGTCTTGGACGTCAATGACAATGCCCCACAGTTTGCCCAGGCTCTGTATGAGACCCAGGCTCCAGAAAGCAGCCCCATTGGGTTCCTTATTGTTAAGGTATCAGCAGAAGATATAGACTCTGGAGTTAACGCGGAAGTATCCTATTCATTTTTTGATGCCTCAGAAAATATTCGAACAACCTTTCAAATCAATCCTTTTTCTGGGGAAATCTTTCTCAGAGAATTGCTTGATTATGAGTTAGtaaattcttataaaataaatatacaggcAATGGACGGTGGAGGCCTTTCTGCAATATGTAGGGTTTTGGTGGAAGTATTGGACACCAATGACAATGCCCCTGAACTCATTATATCATCACTTTCCAACTCTGTTGCTGAGAATTCTCCTGAGACGGTACTGGCTGTTTTTAAGATTAATGACAGAGACTctggagaaaatggaaagatggTTTGCTACATTCAAGAGAATCTGCCATTCCTACTAAAACCTTCTGTGGAGAATTTTTACATCCTAATGACAGAAGGCGCGCTGGACAGAGAGAGCAGAGCTGAGTACaacatcactatcaccatcactgACTTGGGGACACCCAGGCTGAAAACCAAGCACAACATAACTGTGCTGGTCTCCGACGTCAATGACAACGCCCCCGCCTTCATCCAAACCTCCTACACCCTGTTCGTCCGCGAGAACAACAGCCCCGCCCTGCACATCGGCAGCGTCAGCGCCACAGACAGAGACTCAGGCACCAACGCCCAGGTCACCTACTCGCTATTGCCGCCCCAGGACCCgcacctgcccctcccctccctagTCTCCATCAACGCGGACAACGGCCACCTGTTCGCCCTCAGGTCGCTGGACTACGAGGCCCTGCAGGCCTTCGAGTTCCGCGTAGGCGCCACAGACCGCGGCTCCCCGGCGCTGAGCAGCGAGGCACTGGTGCGCGTGCTGGTGCTGGACGCCAACGACAACTCGCCCTTCGTGCTGTACCCTCTGCAGAACGGCTCCGCGCCCTGCACAGAGCTGGTGCCCCGGGCGGCCGAGCCGGGCTACCTGGTGACCAAGGTGGTGGCGGTGGACGGCGACTCGGGCCAGAACGCCTGGCTGTCGTACCAGCTGCTCAAGGCCACGGAGCTCGGGCTGTTCGGTGTGTGGGCGCACAATGGCGAGGTTCACACCGCCAGGCTGCTGAGCGAGCGCGACGCAGTCAAGCATAGGCTGGTGGTGCTGGTCAAGGACAATGGCGAGCCTCCGCGCTCAGCCACCGCCACGCTGCACGTGCTGCTGGTGGACGGCTTCTCCCAGCCCTACCTGCCTCTCCCAGAGGCGGCGCCGGCCCAGGCCCAGGCCGACTCGCTCACCGTCTACCTGGTAGTGGCGTTGGCCTCGGTGTCTTCGCTGTTCCTCTTGTCGGTGCTCCTGTTCGTGGCGGTGCGGCTGTGCAGGAGGAGCAGGGCGGCCTCTGTGGGTCGCTGCTCGGTGCCCGAGGGCACCTTTCCAGGGCATCTGGTGGACGTGAGCGGCGCTGGGACCCTCTCCCAGAGCTACCAGTATGAGGTGTGTCTGACGGGAGGCCCCGGAACCAGTGAATTCAAGTTCTTGAAACCAATTATTTCGGATATTCAGACACAGGGCCCTGGGAGGAAAGGTGAACAAAATTCCACCTTCCGAAATAGCTTTGGATTTAATATTCAGTAA